Proteins encoded together in one Myxococcus stipitatus window:
- a CDS encoding alpha/beta fold hydrolase encodes MSHATVLEHNVAPLPRDLSRDERLTVSTADTNPGLDFPIRALDGYALSGKLFPHEGAEVGAVALITSATGARQRYYARFAAFLARRGFPTITYDYRGIGGSRPEKLEGFAARMEDWGSQDLAGAIATVRERFPRRRLLLIGHSVGGQLLGLAPNANEVSAMLHVAAGSGYYKLFPQRLRMALNWRVIAPTLIRAFGKLPGWAGTAEDLPAGVAEQWARWCLSPQYLMSEGGETRREAYASLYLPLRAYSFSDDPIASKAAVSHLLDFYADALVEHRHVTPRQVGGQPIGHFGFFRETFRQTLWEDAVEWLAHQALTVRPVKAA; translated from the coding sequence ATGTCTCATGCGACGGTGCTGGAACACAACGTGGCCCCCCTGCCTCGCGACCTCTCTCGGGATGAGCGCCTCACGGTGTCGACGGCCGACACCAACCCCGGCCTCGACTTCCCCATCCGCGCGCTCGACGGCTACGCGCTGTCCGGCAAGCTCTTCCCCCACGAGGGCGCCGAGGTGGGCGCCGTGGCCCTCATCACCAGCGCCACCGGGGCCCGCCAGCGCTACTACGCCCGCTTCGCCGCCTTCCTCGCCCGGCGCGGCTTTCCCACCATCACCTACGACTACCGGGGCATCGGCGGCTCCCGCCCGGAGAAGCTCGAGGGCTTCGCCGCGCGCATGGAGGACTGGGGAAGCCAGGACCTCGCGGGCGCCATCGCCACCGTGCGCGAGCGCTTCCCCCGTCGCCGGCTCCTGCTCATCGGCCACAGCGTGGGAGGCCAGCTGCTGGGCCTCGCCCCCAACGCGAACGAGGTCTCCGCGATGCTCCACGTCGCGGCGGGCTCCGGCTACTACAAGCTGTTCCCCCAGCGGCTGCGCATGGCCCTCAACTGGCGCGTCATCGCCCCCACGCTGATTCGCGCCTTCGGCAAGCTGCCCGGCTGGGCCGGCACCGCCGAGGACCTGCCCGCCGGCGTCGCGGAGCAGTGGGCCCGCTGGTGCCTGTCCCCCCAATACCTCATGAGCGAGGGCGGGGAGACGCGGCGTGAGGCCTACGCGTCGCTGTACCTGCCACTGCGCGCCTACAGCTTCTCGGACGACCCCATCGCCTCCAAGGCCGCCGTCTCGCACCTGCTGGACTTCTACGCGGACGCCCTCGTCGAGCACCGCCACGTCACGCCCAGGCAGGTGGGAGGCCAGCCCATCGGACACTTCGGCTTCTTCCGGGAGACCTTCCGCCAGACGCTGTGGGAGGACGCCGTCGAGTGGCTCGCACACCAGGCACTCACGGTTCGGCCGGTGAAGGCCGCGTGA
- a CDS encoding SDR family NAD(P)-dependent oxidoreductase: MDLELRGKVALVTGSSRGIGRATAAALAREGVKVCLSARGVETLEATATALRATGAEVATVVADVATQAGAVAAVDAAIAAFGTLDILVNNVGGSGGAGAFDTATGEQWTAVLDRNLLSAVWCSQRAVEHMRQHGGGTIIHINSIFGREYATSAPYTTAKAGLTALTKEMAVDLARHHIRVNGVAPGSILFPGGSWDKRQQADPEKVAKLVRDELPWGRFGTPEEVADVVAFLCSARARWVTGATLPVDGGQGRAF; encoded by the coding sequence ATGGACCTGGAGCTCAGAGGCAAAGTGGCCCTCGTCACCGGCAGCAGCCGGGGCATCGGCCGGGCCACCGCGGCGGCGCTCGCCCGCGAGGGCGTGAAGGTGTGTCTCTCCGCGCGCGGCGTGGAGACGCTGGAGGCGACCGCCACCGCGCTGCGCGCCACCGGCGCGGAAGTGGCCACCGTCGTCGCGGACGTGGCCACCCAGGCCGGCGCGGTGGCGGCGGTGGACGCGGCGATTGCCGCCTTCGGCACGCTGGACATCCTCGTCAACAACGTGGGCGGCAGCGGCGGCGCGGGCGCCTTCGACACCGCCACGGGCGAGCAGTGGACCGCCGTCCTCGACAGGAACCTCCTGTCCGCCGTCTGGTGCAGCCAGCGCGCGGTGGAGCACATGCGCCAGCACGGCGGCGGCACCATCATCCACATCAACTCCATCTTCGGCCGCGAGTACGCCACCAGCGCGCCCTACACCACCGCCAAGGCGGGCCTCACGGCCCTCACCAAGGAGATGGCGGTGGACCTGGCCCGTCACCACATCCGCGTCAACGGCGTGGCCCCCGGCTCCATCCTCTTCCCCGGCGGCAGCTGGGACAAACGCCAGCAGGCGGACCCGGAGAAGGTGGCGAAGCTGGTGCGCGACGAGCTGCCCTGGGGGCGCTTCGGCACGCCCGAGGAGGTGGCGGACGTGGTGGCCTTCCTCTGCTCGGCCCGCGCCCGGTGGGTGACGGGGGCCACCCTCCCCGTGGATGGTGGACAGGGCCGCGCCTTCTGA